In the genome of Amphiura filiformis chromosome 4, Afil_fr2py, whole genome shotgun sequence, one region contains:
- the LOC140150302 gene encoding uncharacterized protein yields MASRKWYKLVLIGRKGDGKSATGNTVLGEPLFQPSVSANSLVCVDKTSDHPLTSSNAKAKTSQPPLTSSNAKVTVIDTPGLFNTDIDKKDIESELSKIFDFEFIAKDGGIDAFLFVLRIGRFTAELRNTIKYCQELFGTDVMKYSICVFTGLDDLEFDGDNFQDYIAQLPEDIAAMLPKIRLSINNRAKDDLVMQAQRAAILQAVDTHRNSTKKYTYRKLPRESSMKCKPDTKDVFGKHCTEITPTIAGPVTLLSYKKQEL; encoded by the coding sequence ATGGCATCCAGAAAATGGTATAAGCTTGTATTAATCGGTCGCAAAGGTGATGGCAAAAGCGCTACCGGCAACACTGTTCTAGGCGAACCACTCTTTCAACCAAGTGTAAGTGCAAACTCATTAGTTTGCGTTGACAAAACTAGCGACCATCCTTTAACTAGCAGCAATGCAAAGGCAAAAACAAGCCAGCCTCCTTTAACAAGCAGCAATGCAAAGGTCACTGTGATCGATACACCCGGATTGTTTAACACCGATATTGATAAAAAGGATATCGAGTCAGAATTGTCTAAGATATTTGATTTCGAGTTTATAGCTAAAGATGGCGGTATAGACGCATTTTTGTTCGTTCTCCGCATTGGACGTTTTACGGCAGAGTTGCGTAACACCATAAAGTATTGCCAAGAATTATTCGGTACTGACGTCATGAAATACTCTATCTGCGTGTTTACTGGGCTTGATGATTTGGAATTTGATGGAGACAATTTCCAAGACTATATCGCTCAGCTACCGGAAGACATTGCCGCCATGTTACCCAAAATCAGACTTTCAATCAACAACAGGGCTAAAGATGATCTGGTCATGCAAGCCCAGAGGGCAGCTATATTACAAGCAGTCGATACACATCGTAACAGTACTAAGAAATACACATATCGAAAGCTGCCTCGTGAAAGTTCCATGAAATGTAAACCAGACACAAAAGATGTATTTGGCAAGCATTGTACTGAGATTACTCCGACTATTGCCGGGCCAGTTACGCTGTTGTCATACAAAAAACAAGAACTATAA
- the LOC140150301 gene encoding GTPase IMAP family member 7-like, with product MSDRKIKPGPKRVYSKPEAVEEKKIPPQKPSRAGVPLTRVNEVKGQEYRIVLLGRTGAGKSATANTIFGDNIFDSQVSASSVTARCKMHKAVVQNYPLLIVDTPGLFDTKKPNDETKKEILKLLAVVAPGPHAIILVIPIHMRYTQEMRQASEYFQEIFGIEAQAYTMVLFTGEDNLAADEMTFPNYIAGAPPALKKLLAEVQNRYVPFDNRTKSAEKCKAQIETLMQAVKNMVAANGGGYHSNESFEAADKALEEHDVRRIHELETEKERKLNALRYPSTGDPVDLGIPGTAAHTANYKRHWDLVTEEINQKIGNARQDVRENVIKGKADVTDPDGWFVKAVKKVASLLGYN from the exons ATGAGTGATAGAAAAATAAAGCCCGGACCAAAGCGAGTGTATTCCAAACCGGAGGCAGTAGAAGAGAAGAAGATACCACCGCAAAAACCAA GTCGTGCAGGTGTACCTCTTACTAGGGTTAATGAGGTCAAAGGACAAGAATACCGGATTGTATTGCTTGGTCGAACAGGAGCAGGAAAAAGCGCAACTGCCAACACCATATTTGGTGACAATATATTTGACTCTCAAGTATCAGCTTCGTCGGTCACGGCAAGATGCAAAATGCACAAAGCGGTTGTCCAAAATTACCCATTATTAATTGTGGATACACCCGGATTATTTGATACCAAAAAGCCAAACGACGAAACAAAAAAGGAAATCTTGAAGCTGTTAGCTGTAGTCGCGCCTGGACCACATGCAATAATCCTTGTAATCCCGATACATATGCGATATACTCAAGAAATGAGACAAGCTTCAGAGTACTTCCAGGAGATTTTTGGCATCGAAGCCCAGGCATATACGATGGTTTTGTTTACCGGGGAAGACAATCTGGCGGCTGATGAGATGACTTTTCCGAACTACATCGCAGGAGCACCACCAGCGCTTAAAAAGCTTCTTGCTGAGGTTCAAAACCGCTACGTCCCATTTGATAACAGAACAAAATCTGCAGAAAAATGTAAAGCCCAAATAGAAACCCTGATGCAAGCTGTAAAGAATATGGTTGCCGCCAATGGAGGAGGTTACCATTCGAACGAGTCCTTTGAAGCAGCCGACAAAGCTTTAGAAGAACACGACGTTAGACGCATACATGAACTGGAAACCGAAAAGGAACGGAAGCTGAATGCTCTGCGATACCCGTCAACTGGTGATCCAGTGGATTTGGGGATACCCGGAACAGCTGCGCATACGGCAAATTACAAAAGGCATTGGGATCTTGTTACGGAGGAAATCAACCAAAAGATAGGGAATGCTCGTCAGGACGTTCGCGAAAATGTCATCAAAGGGAAAGCAGATGTAACAGATCCAGATGGGTGGTTTGTAAAAGCTGTTAAGAAAGTTGCCTCATTGTTAGGatacaattaa